A window from Aeromonas rivipollensis encodes these proteins:
- the cysM gene encoding cysteine synthase CysM, giving the protein MDPVMAFATLEDLIGNTPLLRLHRINPYPEVTLLVKLEGNNPGGSVKDRPALNLIRAAEASGHLGPGARLIEATSGNTGIALAMVAAARGYRMRLVMPSNMSQERRDAMQAYGAELVLVEEGMEAARDLALAMQARGEGLVLDQFNNPANPDAHYLSTGPEIWCQSEGAITHFVSAMGTTGTIMGVSRYLKEQNPAVEVIGLQPAEGSQIPGIRRWPAAYMPAIFEPQRVDRVLDVTQEEALTTMRRLAREEGICCGVSSGGAVAGALRVAAELSQGVVVAIICDRGDRYLSTGVFTPPI; this is encoded by the coding sequence ATGGATCCCGTTATGGCCTTCGCCACCCTGGAAGATCTCATTGGCAATACCCCGTTGCTGCGCCTGCACCGCATCAACCCCTATCCCGAGGTGACCCTGCTGGTGAAGCTGGAGGGCAACAACCCCGGCGGCTCGGTCAAGGACAGGCCGGCCCTGAACCTCATCCGGGCGGCGGAGGCGAGTGGTCACTTAGGGCCAGGAGCGCGGCTTATCGAGGCCACCTCGGGCAATACCGGCATAGCGCTGGCCATGGTGGCGGCGGCCCGGGGGTACAGGATGCGCCTCGTCATGCCCAGCAACATGAGCCAGGAGCGGCGCGACGCCATGCAGGCCTACGGCGCCGAGCTGGTGCTGGTGGAAGAGGGCATGGAAGCCGCGCGGGACCTGGCGCTCGCCATGCAGGCTCGCGGCGAGGGGCTGGTGCTCGATCAGTTCAACAATCCGGCCAACCCGGATGCCCACTACCTCTCCACCGGCCCGGAGATCTGGTGCCAGAGCGAGGGGGCAATCACTCACTTCGTCTCGGCCATGGGCACCACGGGCACCATCATGGGGGTCTCCCGCTACCTCAAGGAGCAGAATCCGGCGGTAGAGGTGATTGGCCTGCAACCGGCAGAGGGGAGCCAGATCCCGGGCATTCGCCGCTGGCCCGCCGCCTATATGCCCGCCATCTTCGAGCCACAAAGGGTCGATCGGGTGCTGGATGTGACCCAGGAAGAGGCGCTCACCACCATGCGCCGGCTGGCGCGGGAAGAGGGGATCTGCTGCGGGGTCAGCTCGGGGGGCGCCGTGGCCGGTGCCCTGCGGGTAGCGGCCGAGCTGAGCCAAGGGGTGGTGGTGGCCATCATCTGCGATCGGGGGGATCGCTATCTCTCCACCGGGGTCTTCACTCCGCCCATCTGA
- a CDS encoding GNAT family N-acetyltransferase: MSDILHQADQQQFICVVDGKTSRLSYRWLDAGTVDAFSTQVPSELRGQGIADKLARSFYDWCQTEGLTIVPSCSYIDVWLRRHGG; this comes from the coding sequence ATGAGCGACATTCTTCATCAGGCCGACCAGCAGCAGTTCATCTGCGTGGTGGACGGCAAGACCTCTCGCCTCAGCTATCGCTGGCTGGATGCGGGCACTGTCGATGCCTTCAGCACCCAGGTGCCGTCAGAGCTGAGGGGACAGGGCATTGCCGACAAACTGGCGCGCAGCTTCTACGACTGGTGCCAGACAGAGGGGCTCACCATAGTGCCGAGCTGCAGCTACATAGACGTCTGGCTGCGCCGTCATGGGGGCTGA
- a CDS encoding nucleotidyltransferase family protein, which yields MGAETLPECASLADERRLQARTEALLRADPLRMACLWAARELALPDWALGAGFVRNLIWDHLHHKTEPTPLNDIDLIYLDPCDPEGAGEREHEAWLAVRVPGQHWEVRNQARMHMRQRVAPFTSSLAALSHWVEVPTCIGVRLGADDEFEWLAPYGLGHNWSLQVSANPRCRQESRIFIDRIRDKRWQIIWPDLVVNWP from the coding sequence ATGGGGGCTGAGACGCTCCCCGAGTGCGCCAGCCTGGCCGACGAGCGCCGGTTGCAGGCCCGCACAGAGGCCCTGCTGCGGGCCGATCCCCTGCGCATGGCCTGCCTCTGGGCGGCGCGGGAGCTGGCCTTGCCGGACTGGGCGCTGGGGGCCGGCTTTGTGCGCAACCTCATCTGGGATCACCTGCACCACAAGACCGAGCCCACTCCCCTCAACGACATAGATCTTATCTATCTGGATCCATGCGACCCGGAAGGTGCGGGCGAACGGGAGCACGAAGCCTGGCTCGCCGTCAGGGTGCCGGGCCAGCATTGGGAGGTGCGCAACCAGGCGCGTATGCATATGCGCCAGCGAGTGGCGCCCTTTACCAGCTCTCTGGCGGCATTGAGCCATTGGGTGGAAGTGCCCACCTGCATAGGGGTGCGTCTGGGGGCGGACGACGAGTTCGAATGGCTGGCCCCCTACGGCCTTGGCCACAACTGGTCCCTGCAGGTGAGTGCCAATCCGCGCTGCCGGCAGGAGAGCCGGATCTTCATCGACAGGATCAGGGACAAGCGGTGGCAGATCATCTGGCCTGATCTGGTGGTGAACTGGCCATAA
- a CDS encoding SulP family inorganic anion transporter: MRDFFSLERWLPGLAALLQYQRAWLMPDLRAGLSVAAVALPVAIAYAELAGVGAIVGLYSCILPMVVYALFGTSRQLIVGPDAATCAVIAAVVTPLAAGDPTRQWQLVMTMTAMTGFWCLIASRFKLGVLADFLSRPILMGLLNGVAITIMVGQLSKIFGFTFSERYLIERILNGTDYLTQTHLPTLAMSLTALLTLLLAKRYRPSWPSSMVAMVVTAALVWALNLGQFDIATLGAVGSGLPAFQMPEFPPGLMRELVLPALNLAMVSFVSMMLTARSFAAKNGYEIDADKEFRALGMANLASAVSQGFAISGADSRTAVNDANGGKSQLVSIIAAAVIALITFYLTAPLQYIPTAALGVVLVMASLSLTDFRGLWALRDSDRAAFWLALITFVSVLAMGVIPGITLAVLLGLFQFLRNVMRPTDQLLGMDDEGLVRTLGDNEQAKAIPGILVYRFNSPLTYFNAPYFKRRVLALLVQDPYNPKCLVVDAVACFTHQDISVMSMVGELHKELRRRGIHMVMAGRHGQMTQWLKQAGIRIGDEGVILSPDMYQALRMTRCYREPVFKDDEVVESTTDTLLSRWPQDDELPDSARLTRPCEQEAGATPV; encoded by the coding sequence ATGCGCGACTTCTTCTCTCTCGAACGCTGGCTGCCGGGCCTCGCCGCCCTGCTGCAATATCAGCGGGCCTGGCTGATGCCGGATCTTCGCGCTGGCCTCTCGGTGGCAGCCGTGGCCTTGCCCGTTGCCATCGCCTATGCGGAGCTCGCCGGAGTGGGCGCCATCGTCGGCCTCTACTCCTGCATACTGCCCATGGTGGTCTACGCCCTCTTTGGCACCTCCCGCCAGCTCATCGTCGGCCCGGACGCCGCCACCTGCGCCGTCATTGCCGCCGTGGTGACGCCGCTCGCCGCCGGTGATCCCACCCGTCAGTGGCAACTGGTGATGACCATGACCGCCATGACCGGCTTCTGGTGCCTCATCGCCAGCCGCTTCAAGCTGGGAGTGCTGGCGGACTTTCTCTCCCGCCCGATACTGATGGGCCTGCTCAATGGGGTGGCCATCACCATCATGGTGGGTCAGCTCTCCAAGATCTTCGGCTTCACCTTCAGCGAGCGCTATCTCATCGAGCGGATCTTGAACGGCACCGACTACCTTACCCAGACCCATCTGCCGACCCTGGCCATGAGTCTGACCGCCCTGCTCACCCTGTTGCTGGCCAAGCGCTACAGGCCATCCTGGCCCTCCTCCATGGTGGCCATGGTGGTGACGGCGGCCCTGGTGTGGGCCCTCAATCTCGGCCAGTTCGATATCGCCACCCTGGGGGCCGTGGGCTCGGGCCTGCCCGCCTTCCAGATGCCGGAGTTCCCCCCCGGCCTGATGCGCGAACTGGTACTGCCGGCGCTCAACCTCGCCATGGTGAGCTTCGTCTCCATGATGCTCACCGCCCGCAGCTTCGCCGCCAAGAACGGCTACGAAATCGATGCGGACAAGGAGTTTCGGGCCCTTGGCATGGCGAACCTGGCCTCTGCGGTCTCTCAGGGCTTTGCCATCAGCGGCGCGGATTCACGCACCGCGGTCAACGACGCCAACGGCGGCAAGAGCCAGCTGGTCTCCATCATAGCCGCGGCGGTGATCGCCCTCATCACCTTCTACCTGACGGCGCCGCTGCAATACATCCCCACCGCCGCCCTCGGGGTGGTGCTGGTGATGGCCTCCCTGTCGCTCACCGATTTTCGCGGCCTCTGGGCCCTGCGCGACTCGGACCGCGCCGCCTTCTGGCTGGCGCTCATCACCTTCGTCAGCGTGCTGGCCATGGGGGTGATCCCGGGGATCACCCTCGCCGTCCTGCTGGGCCTGTTCCAGTTCCTGCGCAACGTGATGCGCCCCACCGATCAGCTGCTCGGCATGGATGACGAGGGGTTGGTGCGTACCCTGGGGGACAACGAGCAGGCCAAGGCCATCCCCGGCATCCTGGTCTATCGCTTCAACTCGCCGCTCACCTACTTCAACGCCCCCTACTTCAAGCGGCGGGTGCTGGCGCTGCTGGTGCAGGATCCCTACAATCCCAAGTGCCTGGTGGTGGACGCGGTGGCCTGCTTCACCCATCAGGACATCAGCGTGATGAGCATGGTGGGGGAGCTGCACAAGGAGCTCAGGCGCCGTGGCATCCACATGGTGATGGCCGGCCGTCACGGTCAGATGACCCAGTGGCTCAAGCAGGCGGGGATCCGGATCGGAGACGAGGGGGTCATCCTCAGTCCCGACATGTATCAGGCCCTGCGCATGACCCGCTGCTACCGGGAGCCGGTGTTCAAGGATGACGAGGTGGTGGAGAGCACCACTGATACCCTGCTCTCCCGCTGGCCTCAGGACGACGAGCTGCCCGACTCGGCGCGCCTCACCCGTCCCTGCGAGCAGGAAGCGGGCGCAACCCCGGTCTGA